TAAAGGGATCGACGAAAACGGGGACTATACCGGAACCTTGGAGTTTTATCTTGCGGATTTCCGGTTTGAAGACGACTCCCAGGATTACATCGTGGATGACTGGACCTGGGTGGACCTCTCCGGCCTGGGTGCTGTTATCGGGCTGGAATTCAGCATCGATTCTTCGGACAAAGGACAGTGGGGAATAAACACACCCGCCTACTTTGCAATAGACGATCTTAACGGCGTACCTCCTTCTCCTGTCCCCCTGCCTGCTTCTCTGTGGTTGCTGGGCTCCGGTCTCCTTGGCTTGATCGGTGTAAGGAGACGCAGCCTGAAAGAGCCCGGAAAAACCGGCAACCCGTTGAACCGGTAACGCCGGTACAACAGGCAGAACCTGCAGTCCCGGCCCTGGTCTTGATCAGGGTGCGGCAATCGAAATTGCCGCAGGGGAGGAAAGGTATCCCGGGCTTCTTTTAAGACCCCGGGATACCTCTTTTCTCCCTGGGGGTGGGGTGTAATCTGCAAATCTCCAATAAACCGAATCATCAGGAACAGGAACCGAAAAAGGTAATCTGGAATGAAGCACTCTCGAAACCTCTGTGTAATTCTGGCGTGCCTTTTTTCTTTTTTCCTCATGCAGGCACTTGATACTCCACTGGTATCTTTTGCACATGCTGAAGAAGAGACACCGGATTCGAAGGAGGTTCAGGCCGTCGATCCCCATCCCCGCCCCCGTTTTGAACTGGAGGAAGTCATCGTCATGGCGGCGGGTTTGGAGGAGGAAATCAAGAAGATCCCTAAGAATGTCACCGTCATCACAGAGGAAGATATCGCCCAGGCTCCCAGTAATAATCTGGTGGATCTGCTCGCAAGGGAAGCAGGCGTCGTGATCCGAAGTTCCTTCGGGCATGATAAGATAGCCGGTGTTGACATCCGTGGTATGGGGGACACCTATGTCAGCAACGTTATCGTCATGGTGGACGGATACAGGCTGAACCCCCCTGACCTAGCGGGCCCAGACTTCTCTTCCATCTCTCTCGATCAGGTGGAAAAGATCGAGATCATCAGGGGGGCTGGGTCTGTGGTATACGGGGACGGCGCCGTCGGGGGAGTAATAAACATCATCACAAAAAAAGGGAAGAAAAAACCTCAACTCCGCTTATATTCTTCTTATGGAAGTTACGATACCTTTGACGGAAGAGCATCCTGGAGGGGAATGTTCAAAAGCGTTTACTTCAATGTGAATGCCAATTACTACGGTTCGGATGGATACAGGGACAACGGGTTCTTCCGGAAAAAAGGGGGAGGCATGAACCTGGACTACGATTTGGGAGAGAGAATAACACTTTCCCTTCGTGCCTCAACACACCGTGACTCTTACGGCCTTCCCGCATACGTGAACAAGGATGACATCGATTCCAGGGAGAAGAGGACCCTCACCTTTCGGCCCGACGATTCGGGTGATACGAGGGATGACCGTCTCATGGCGGGGTTTGAGATCGATCTCGGTGACTGGGGGACCCTGGAGATCCACAGGGGATATCGGTTCCGGGATAACTTCTATCTAATGGGGTATACACCGCTTCTGAGCAGGGCGGAACAGACGGACCATATAAATGAAAATACCAGGCTTTTTGACCTGGGGTATTCAAAGGAATATGAGCTTTTCAAGAGGTCGAACACTCTTCGTGTCGGGCTCGATCATTTCAAGACAGAGTATTTCAGGGAAGAGAATTCAAGGAATCAGAGAAAGAACAGTGAGGTGAAAACCCTCGGGTTCTTTATCACCAATCGGATGGACCTCTCCCATGGTCTAAGCCTGCATTTGGGTTGCCGGCGCAACACTTTTAAGGGCGTGTTCCGAAACGACCAACATGTCAATTTCGGGGGGAAGCGGATCTGGGTCAACGGTGATCCCTATTCCAAGAAATGGAAAAACCGGGCATGGGATGTGGGCCTGGTATATGAGATCAATCCTGATCATACTCTGTTTGCGGACTATGCCACCAGTTTTCGCTCGCCCAACGTGGATGAACTCGCCCTTGCAGACGATGATCTCCATCCCCAAAAGGGAAAGCATCTGGAATTCGGATCCAGGCATTCCATCTCCGACCGCCTGGAATTTTCCCTCACCCTTTTCAGGACCGTCATCAAGGACGAGATTTATTACGATGGAAGCGGTTTCGGACTGAACCGCAACTATGATGATAAGACGGTCCGCCGAGGCATAGAGGCGGACCTCAAACTTTACTTGACCGATTCCTTCTTTTTCTGGGGAAACTGCAGCCTGTTAAGTGCGAAGTTCGAGGAAAAGAACACCAGGATTCCCCTGGTACCGGAGAGAAAAGTCTCTATGGGGATAGAGTGGCGGATCACCGGACCGCTCCTCTTATCGCT
This sequence is a window from Deltaproteobacteria bacterium. Protein-coding genes within it:
- a CDS encoding TonB-dependent receptor — protein: MKHSRNLCVILACLFSFFLMQALDTPLVSFAHAEEETPDSKEVQAVDPHPRPRFELEEVIVMAAGLEEEIKKIPKNVTVITEEDIAQAPSNNLVDLLAREAGVVIRSSFGHDKIAGVDIRGMGDTYVSNVIVMVDGYRLNPPDLAGPDFSSISLDQVEKIEIIRGAGSVVYGDGAVGGVINIITKKGKKKPQLRLYSSYGSYDTFDGRASWRGMFKSVYFNVNANYYGSDGYRDNGFFRKKGGGMNLDYDLGERITLSLRASTHRDSYGLPAYVNKDDIDSREKRTLTFRPDDSGDTRDDRLMAGFEIDLGDWGTLEIHRGYRFRDNFYLMGYTPLLSRAEQTDHINENTRLFDLGYSKEYELFKRSNTLRVGLDHFKTEYFREENSRNQRKNSEVKTLGFFITNRMDLSHGLSLHLGCRRNTFKGVFRNDQHVNFGGKRIWVNGDPYSKKWKNRAWDVGLVYEINPDHTLFADYATSFRSPNVDELALADDDLHPQKGKHLEFGSRHSISDRLEFSLTLFRTVIKDEIYYDGSGFGLNRNYDDKTVRRGIEADLKLYLTDSFFFWGNCSLLSAKFEEKNTRIPLVPERKVSMGIEWRITGPLLLSLTGTWAGSSPDGNDQNNDMYQMVHGYKVFDGKLTYKREQFKLFFGVNNIFDELYSTVAYSETYYPMPTRNIYGGMEWTF